One region of Pyramidobacter sp. YE332 genomic DNA includes:
- a CDS encoding NAD(P)-dependent oxidoreductase: MTLKKIGFVGLGVMGRAMAANLMKAGFELTVYNRTKASAETLLASGAAWADSPAAVMRAAEAVITVVGYPRDVEQVYFGEKGLFAGFALGKLVIDMTTSSPLLAAKIGAKARELGGEALDAPVSGGDVGAREAKLTIMAGGPEAAFKLAEPLFAAMGKEWRLQGTWGAGQHTKMANQIAIASNMMGVCEALAYARTAGLDPQSVLTSISGGAAGSFSMSNLAPRMLKGDFKPGFYVKHFIKDMGIALDCAREMKLDLPGLELADKLYRRLADEGGENDGTQALYKLYLASRA, translated from the coding sequence ATGACTTTGAAGAAGATCGGTTTTGTCGGGCTGGGCGTGATGGGGAGAGCGATGGCGGCGAACCTGATGAAAGCCGGTTTCGAGCTGACAGTCTATAATCGCACGAAAGCTTCCGCCGAAACGTTGCTGGCATCCGGCGCGGCATGGGCCGACAGCCCCGCCGCGGTGATGCGCGCGGCCGAGGCGGTGATCACGGTCGTCGGCTATCCGCGCGACGTGGAGCAGGTCTACTTCGGCGAAAAAGGTCTGTTCGCGGGCTTTGCTCTGGGCAAGCTGGTCATCGATATGACCACCTCGTCGCCGCTGCTGGCCGCGAAAATCGGCGCCAAAGCGCGGGAGCTGGGCGGCGAGGCGCTCGACGCGCCCGTTTCCGGCGGCGACGTAGGGGCGCGCGAGGCCAAGCTGACGATCATGGCCGGCGGCCCGGAAGCGGCGTTCAAGCTGGCGGAGCCGCTGTTCGCCGCCATGGGCAAAGAATGGAGGCTTCAGGGCACATGGGGCGCGGGGCAGCATACCAAGATGGCCAACCAGATCGCCATCGCGTCCAACATGATGGGCGTCTGCGAAGCGCTGGCCTACGCGCGCACGGCCGGGCTCGATCCGCAGTCGGTTCTGACCAGCATCTCCGGCGGCGCGGCGGGCAGCTTTTCGATGAGCAACTTGGCGCCGCGCATGCTGAAGGGCGATTTCAAGCCCGGGTTTTACGTCAAGCACTTCATCAAGGACATGGGCATCGCCCTCGACTGCGCGCGGGAGATGAAGCTCGACCTGCCCGGGCTGGAGCTGGCCGACAAACTTTACCGCCGCCTGGCTGACGAAGGCGGCGAAAACGACGGTACCCAGGCGCTGTACAAACTGTATCTTGCTTCGCGTGCCTAG